One segment of Salvelinus fontinalis isolate EN_2023a chromosome 12, ASM2944872v1, whole genome shotgun sequence DNA contains the following:
- the LOC129866736 gene encoding iroquois-class homeodomain protein IRX-5-like, producing the protein MAYPQGFLFQPSVSLALHSCPPFSSSVILGGPRTEELGRSSSGSAFAPYAGSPAFNGSSPGFNSHLQYSGEQTAALNSFVGSAYDPSAGIAGSLEYHPFGVALGYPYGDPAYRKNATRDATATLKAWLNEHRKNPYPTKGEKIMLAIITKMTLTQVSTWFANARRRLKKENKMTWTPRNRSEDEEEDDNIDLEKNDDDEEPLKPTAEIGSKNEAVGQHPNPVGIPCEKYKENNSGNDMEPVLIDPNVKDHGDRRVPEMPRPTTAASPQNADLGVERDSDSAASESPPPLRRNDSGNSSNATSVIHSALPAPKPKLWSLAEIATSSDKCKGCSDASQTVPRQLRTEIPGGRPMSSPLRDTPQNLFPHSAALSRHVYYTSPFFQGYSNYHGTFGHLQSPGSNVGSATHLNGIHQTMLHRAEALARDSQARSQTQIDICKDLRYEIKKGMTHV; encoded by the exons ATGGCCTATCCTCAAGGCTTTCTCTTCCAACCGTCGGTGTCTCTAGCTCTCCATTCCTGTCCCCCGTTCAGTTCCAGTGTGATTTTAGGAGGACCAAGGACTGAGGAACTGGGCCGGTCGTCTTCAGGCTCAGCCTTCGCCCCATACGCGGGATCACCGGCGTTCAATGGTTCATCCCCTGGCTTCAATTCTCACCTCCAATATAGCGGAGAGCAGACGGCGGCACTGAACTCATTTGTG GGCTCCGCGTACGATCCCTCAGCGGGTATCGCTGGCTCTTTAGAGTATCACCCGTTCGGTGTAGCATTGGGCTATCCATATGGAGACCCTGCATACAGGAAAAATGCTACAAGAGATGCGACTGCCACTCTCAAAGCGTGGCTCAATGAACACCGTAAAAACCCCTACCCAACCAAGGGTGAGAAGATCATGCTGGCCATCATTACTAAGATGACCCTTACCCAAGTGTCCACCTGGTTCGCCAACGCCAGAAGGCGGTTGAAGAAAGAGAATAAAATGACGTGGACCCCGAGGAATAGAAGTGAGGATGAGGAAGAAGATGACAACATTGACCTGGAGAAGAATGACGACGACGAAGAGCCACTTAAGCCCACGGCAGAAATTGGGTCGAAAAATGAAGCAG TTGGGCAGCATCCAAATCCAGTGGGAATCCCCTGTGAGAAATACAAAGAAAACAATAGCGGCAATGACATGGAACCTGTCTTAATTGATCCGAATGTAAAGGACCACGGGGACAGGAGAGTGCCCGAGATGCCACGGCCCACCACCGCAGCATCTCCCCAAAACGCGGACCTTGGAGTGGAAAGGGATTCAGACTCGGCAGCCTCGGAAAGTCCACCTCCACTGAGGCGTAATGACTCAGGCAACTCCAGCAATGCCACATCAGTGATTCACTCGGCCCTTCCGGCCCCGAAACCAAAACTGTGGTCGCTCGCGGAGATCGCAACTTCTTCGGATAAATGTAAAGGATGTAGTGATGCCTCTCAGACCGTGCCCAGACAATTACGTACAGAGATTCCGGGCGGTAGGCCTATGTCATCTCCATTGCGAGACACTCCTCAGAATCTTTTCCCTCACAGTGCAGCCCTGTCCAGACATGTCTATTATACGTCTCCCTTTTTCCAGGGTTACTCGAATTATCATGGCACTTTTGGACACCTGCAGAGCCCCGGATCCAACGTGGGGTCAGCGACACATTTAAATGGAATACATCAAACTATGTTACACAGAGCCGAGGCTCTGGCAAGAGACAGCCAAGCCAGGAGCCAAACACAGATAGATATTTGTAAAGACTTGAGATATGAAATTAAGAAAGGTATGACACATGTCTAG